The following proteins are co-located in the Streptomyces sp. NBC_01198 genome:
- a CDS encoding helix-turn-helix domain-containing protein, whose protein sequence is MATANRLGDYLRTRRERVQPADVGLPEGGRRRVPGLRREEVALLAGISVEYYLRLEQGRDQHPSPPVLAGIARALQLDTDAERYLTELAAMPAARRRPARPERVSPEVRTLIDNWTSTPALVHGRYMTTLAANPLAVALNPFFAPGVNTLRAAFLEPAMRDLYRDWDAMTAKAVAYLRSIIGAADDPRLAELIGELSLRSDRFRTLWGRQDVRRRTSGLTLLQHPQVGPLDLHYEKLALPSAPGQMLITYHAEPGSPSYERLQLLAHLTPAQGPGATSSPAAEDRHMATASSLATPAGIAQASRGAAGRPAAPPRQ, encoded by the coding sequence GTGGCTACCGCAAACAGGCTGGGCGACTATCTCCGCACCCGCCGCGAACGCGTCCAGCCCGCCGACGTCGGGCTCCCCGAGGGCGGGCGGCGCAGGGTGCCCGGACTGCGCCGCGAGGAGGTCGCGCTGCTCGCGGGCATCAGCGTGGAGTATTACCTGCGGCTCGAACAGGGCCGTGACCAGCACCCTTCGCCGCCGGTGCTGGCAGGTATCGCCCGCGCCCTGCAGCTCGACACCGACGCCGAGCGCTATCTGACCGAGCTGGCCGCCATGCCCGCCGCGCGCCGCAGGCCGGCCAGGCCGGAGCGCGTCAGCCCCGAGGTGCGGACGCTGATCGACAACTGGACCAGCACCCCCGCCCTGGTCCACGGCCGCTACATGACGACGCTGGCCGCCAACCCGCTGGCCGTCGCCCTGAACCCCTTCTTCGCCCCCGGCGTGAACACGCTGCGTGCGGCCTTCCTCGAACCGGCGATGCGCGACCTCTACCGCGACTGGGACGCTATGACGGCCAAGGCCGTCGCCTATCTGCGGTCGATCATCGGCGCCGCCGACGACCCCCGCCTGGCCGAGCTGATCGGCGAGCTGAGCCTGCGCAGCGACCGCTTCCGTACGCTGTGGGGCCGCCAGGACGTCCGCCGGCGGACCAGCGGGCTCACGCTGCTTCAGCACCCGCAGGTCGGTCCGCTCGACCTGCACTACGAGAAGCTGGCGCTGCCCTCCGCACCGGGCCAGATGCTCATCACCTACCACGCCGAGCCGGGCTCGCCCTCGTACGAACGCCTCCAGCTGCTCGCCCACCTGACCCCGGCGCAGGGTCCTGGTGCGACCTCGTCCCCGGCAGCAGAGGACCGGCACATGGCCACGGCTTCGTCCCTTGCCACGCCTGCGGGCATCGCCCAGGCCTCGCGCGGCGCCGCGGGCCGGCCCGCGGCACCGCCGCGGCAGTAG
- a CDS encoding SDR family NAD(P)-dependent oxidoreductase, whose amino-acid sequence MNGLTPSKTPLTTPFGFASTAGEVLAGLDLTGRRALVTGATSGVGTETARALAAAGAEVVLGVRDAAAGRRTAEAISASTGNATVTAGRLDLADLGSVRDFAAGWDGPLHMLVNNAGIMAPPELTRTPQGRELQFAVNFLGHFALTTALHPALARAGGARVVSLSSSAHLFAPVVFDDLDYRFRPYQPLVAYGESKTADVLLAVEATRRWAGDGILANAVNPGAIATNLQQHTGGLRTPPERRKTVAQGAATSVLLAASPLLDGVGGRYFEDAAEAALLDQAPPLFGGGVAPFALDPGNAGRLWDTALALL is encoded by the coding sequence ATGAACGGACTCACTCCTTCGAAGACACCGCTCACCACCCCCTTCGGCTTCGCCTCCACCGCCGGCGAGGTGCTGGCCGGCCTCGACCTGACCGGGCGCCGCGCCCTCGTCACCGGAGCCACCTCGGGGGTCGGCACCGAGACCGCGCGGGCGCTGGCCGCCGCGGGGGCCGAGGTCGTACTCGGCGTACGGGACGCGGCCGCCGGGCGGCGCACGGCCGAGGCGATCAGCGCGTCCACCGGCAACGCAACGGTCACGGCCGGCCGGCTGGACCTCGCCGACCTCGGCTCGGTCCGCGACTTCGCCGCCGGCTGGGACGGGCCGCTGCACATGCTGGTGAACAACGCCGGGATCATGGCGCCGCCCGAACTGACCCGCACCCCGCAGGGCCGCGAGCTGCAGTTCGCCGTGAACTTCCTCGGGCACTTCGCCCTCACCACCGCCCTGCACCCTGCGCTGGCCCGGGCCGGCGGCGCCCGGGTCGTGTCGCTGAGCTCCAGCGCGCACCTCTTCGCGCCGGTCGTCTTCGACGACCTGGACTACCGTTTCCGGCCCTACCAGCCGCTCGTCGCCTACGGGGAGTCCAAGACGGCCGACGTGCTGCTCGCCGTCGAGGCGACCAGGCGCTGGGCCGGCGACGGGATCCTGGCCAACGCGGTCAACCCCGGTGCCATCGCCACCAACCTCCAGCAGCACACCGGCGGTCTGCGCACCCCGCCCGAGCGGCGCAAGACCGTGGCCCAGGGGGCCGCCACCTCCGTGCTGCTTGCCGCGTCCCCGCTGCTCGACGGGGTCGGCGGCCGTTACTTCGAGGACGCCGCGGAGGCCGCCCTGCTCGACCAGGCCCCGCCGCTCTTCGGCGGCGGCGTCGCCCCCTTCGCCCTCGACCCGGGCAATGCCGGGCGGCTGTGGGACACGGCGCTCGCGCTGCTCTAG
- a CDS encoding WD40 repeat domain-containing serine/threonine protein kinase: MQAGERIAGRYRLDSRLGRGGMGEVWRAFDEALGRPVAVKVLLTVDAGHEALQRFRREASIGARLQHPGITVVHDVGHHDGRLFLVMELLEGTDLAHLLAASAPGGLPVAQAVDLAAQAADALAAAHARKVVHRDLKPANLFLTADGRLKICDFGIAWTAEATEGLTLTGRPFGSPPYMSPEQWRGEHVTVQSDLYALGCVLHALLTGAPPFPTGEHPWALMRRHVEDVPAPLRSLRADVPAGVESLVAELLAKDPAARPDAATTAGRLRGAGPAAYTPTVRSPGADPAAHTVPAPGGPPRPNPGAGAGQARGPRRRSLLRGGGAAALAAATGGTALALWPKKDRGSLRIVESSVLTGLTGAAYAVAFSQDSDNIAAGGGGNAVVVWDVATSKRVTRLDGSGDATYPVDTVAYSPDGKILAEAGADGNVLLRDATRLDPAAVPAGLSTPKSVRCRTVAFSPDGKTLAAGRDDANVVLWDVARRRQSGVLTGAHRDPVLSVAYNPDGTSVLSVDSGGTVIYWNVASQGPFTLFDSAVGMAAETSAVAYARKGGVFAAATGSLRLWTGTGPDQVTVLTSRAGPLYAVAFSPDGTILATGAEDGTVEVWSVDRREVVMTFAGHGGLVRSIAFSPDGKTMAAANADKTVRLWKVSPAAA, translated from the coding sequence GTGCAGGCGGGAGAGCGGATAGCCGGGCGGTATCGGCTGGACTCGCGGCTCGGGCGGGGCGGGATGGGCGAGGTGTGGCGGGCCTTCGACGAGGCGCTGGGCCGGCCCGTCGCCGTGAAGGTGCTGCTCACGGTCGACGCCGGGCACGAGGCGTTGCAGCGCTTCCGGCGGGAGGCGTCGATCGGGGCGCGGCTGCAGCACCCCGGGATCACGGTGGTGCATGACGTCGGGCACCACGACGGGCGGCTTTTCCTGGTGATGGAGCTGCTGGAGGGCACCGACCTCGCGCATCTGCTGGCGGCTTCCGCGCCCGGCGGGCTGCCGGTGGCCCAGGCGGTGGACCTGGCGGCGCAGGCCGCCGACGCGCTGGCGGCCGCGCACGCGCGGAAGGTGGTGCACCGCGACCTCAAACCCGCCAACCTGTTCCTGACGGCCGACGGCCGCCTGAAGATCTGCGACTTCGGCATCGCGTGGACCGCGGAGGCGACGGAGGGGCTGACGCTCACCGGCCGCCCGTTCGGCTCGCCGCCGTACATGTCGCCGGAGCAGTGGCGGGGCGAGCACGTCACCGTCCAGAGCGATCTTTACGCGCTCGGGTGCGTGCTCCACGCCCTGCTGACCGGCGCCCCGCCCTTCCCCACGGGCGAGCACCCGTGGGCGCTGATGCGGCGCCACGTGGAGGACGTGCCGGCGCCGCTGCGGTCGCTGCGGGCCGATGTGCCGGCGGGCGTCGAGTCGCTGGTCGCCGAGCTGCTGGCGAAGGACCCGGCGGCGCGTCCCGACGCGGCAACCACGGCCGGCCGGCTGCGGGGGGCGGGCCCGGCGGCGTATACGCCCACGGTCCGGAGTCCCGGCGCGGACCCGGCCGCGCACACCGTCCCGGCGCCCGGCGGGCCCCCGCGCCCGAACCCCGGCGCGGGCGCCGGTCAGGCCCGGGGGCCGCGGCGCCGCAGCCTCCTGCGGGGCGGCGGCGCCGCCGCGCTGGCCGCGGCGACGGGCGGGACGGCACTGGCGCTGTGGCCGAAGAAGGACCGCGGCTCACTGCGGATCGTGGAGTCCTCCGTGCTGACGGGTCTCACGGGCGCCGCCTACGCCGTGGCGTTCAGCCAGGACAGCGACAACATCGCCGCCGGCGGCGGGGGGAACGCCGTCGTGGTCTGGGACGTCGCCACCAGCAAGCGGGTCACGAGGCTCGACGGCTCGGGTGACGCGACCTACCCCGTCGACACGGTGGCGTACAGCCCGGACGGGAAGATCCTCGCGGAGGCGGGCGCCGACGGGAACGTCCTGCTGCGGGACGCGACCCGGCTCGATCCGGCGGCGGTGCCCGCCGGGCTGAGCACCCCGAAGAGCGTGAGGTGCCGCACGGTGGCCTTCAGCCCCGACGGCAAGACGCTGGCCGCGGGCCGGGACGACGCGAACGTCGTGCTGTGGGACGTCGCGCGGCGCAGGCAGAGCGGCGTCCTCACCGGAGCCCACCGCGACCCCGTGCTGTCGGTGGCCTACAACCCCGACGGCACGAGCGTGCTGAGCGTCGACTCGGGCGGCACCGTCATCTACTGGAACGTCGCCTCGCAGGGGCCCTTCACCCTCTTCGACAGCGCCGTCGGCATGGCAGCCGAGACCTCGGCCGTGGCCTACGCGCGAAAAGGCGGGGTCTTCGCCGCCGCGACCGGCTCGCTGCGGCTGTGGACCGGCACCGGACCCGATCAGGTCACCGTCCTCACCAGCCGGGCCGGGCCCCTCTACGCGGTGGCCTTCAGCCCGGACGGCACGATCCTGGCCACCGGCGCCGAGGACGGCACCGTCGAGGTCTGGAGCGTGGACCGGCGCGAGGTCGTCATGACCTTCGCCGGCCACGGCGGCCTGGTGCGGTCGATCGCCTTCAGCCCCGACGGGAAGACCATGGCCGCCGCCAACGCGGACAAGACGGTCCGGCTGTGGAAGGTCAGCCCGGCCGCCGCCTGA
- a CDS encoding GNAT family N-acetyltransferase, with translation MSRHMSFERLHNFRDLGGYPTAGGHVVRWGRLFRSDSLGKLGGADWDRFLDLGVTTVIDLRHPAEIDAKGRAPEHPTLAYHNLSIEHRPYDQPSQGPEVEPGPYLAAHYLEVAEDGVKELRQALDLIAAPDTGPVVFHCASGKDRTGQLAALILALLGVPDDVIIEDFALTELAADRLLADWTADNGGVAPRWPAYCHAPADVMRIFLTAMADTYGSVQAYAAEQLGVDAELVAALRRNLLEPPLVFRRAGEADVPVLVGLRDAAARWQIARGIDQWQPGELGEDHFRARLADGEVWIATLGPGGPVAGAWELWWQDPAAWGTRPGAAGYVHRLMTARDTAPPGTGRRLLAEAERRVAEAGLELCRLDCLAGNAVLRTYYRAAGYEVVGEQSAKSGARGTTYAVTLLEKRLAPVTIAA, from the coding sequence ATGAGCAGGCACATGTCGTTCGAGCGGTTGCACAACTTCCGTGACCTCGGCGGTTACCCCACCGCCGGCGGTCACGTAGTCCGTTGGGGGCGCCTCTTCCGCTCCGACTCGCTCGGCAAGCTCGGCGGCGCGGACTGGGACCGCTTCCTCGACCTCGGGGTGACCACGGTCATCGACCTGCGCCACCCGGCGGAGATCGACGCCAAGGGCCGGGCGCCCGAGCACCCGACGCTCGCGTATCACAACCTCAGCATCGAGCACCGCCCCTACGACCAGCCGTCCCAGGGGCCCGAGGTGGAGCCCGGCCCCTACCTGGCCGCGCACTACCTGGAGGTCGCCGAGGACGGCGTGAAGGAACTGCGCCAGGCGTTGGACCTCATCGCCGCCCCGGACACCGGGCCGGTGGTCTTCCACTGCGCCTCAGGCAAGGACCGCACCGGCCAACTCGCCGCCCTGATACTGGCGTTGCTGGGTGTGCCGGACGACGTCATCATCGAGGACTTCGCTCTCACCGAACTGGCCGCCGACCGCCTGCTCGCCGACTGGACCGCGGACAACGGCGGCGTGGCCCCCCGCTGGCCCGCCTACTGCCACGCGCCTGCCGACGTGATGCGGATCTTCCTCACGGCGATGGCCGACACCTACGGTTCCGTCCAGGCCTACGCGGCCGAGCAGTTGGGCGTCGACGCCGAGCTGGTCGCCGCGCTGCGCCGCAACCTCCTTGAGCCGCCGCTCGTTTTCCGCCGTGCCGGCGAGGCCGACGTGCCGGTACTGGTCGGCCTGCGCGACGCCGCCGCCCGCTGGCAGATCGCCCGCGGCATCGACCAGTGGCAGCCGGGCGAGTTGGGCGAGGACCACTTCCGCGCGCGGCTCGCGGACGGCGAGGTGTGGATCGCCACGCTCGGCCCCGGCGGCCCGGTCGCCGGCGCCTGGGAGCTGTGGTGGCAGGACCCGGCGGCCTGGGGGACCAGACCGGGCGCCGCCGGCTACGTCCACCGCCTGATGACCGCCCGCGACACCGCACCGCCCGGCACCGGCCGCCGCCTGCTCGCCGAGGCGGAACGCCGCGTCGCCGAGGCCGGGTTGGAGCTGTGCCGGCTGGACTGCCTGGCCGGCAACGCCGTGCTGCGCACCTACTACCGGGCCGCCGGCTACGAGGTCGTCGGCGAGCAGTCCGCGAAGTCCGGTGCGCGGGGGACGACTTACGCGGTCACCCTGCTGGAGAAGCGCCTGGCGCCGGTAACCATCGCTGCGTAG
- a CDS encoding GlsB/YeaQ/YmgE family stress response membrane protein, with protein MSFLWAIVAGLIIGLLAKLVLPGRQPIPLWLTVVLGAIGGLLGNALASAFGVADTNGVDWVRHAMQIGAAAVLIAVVTPAWGRRRA; from the coding sequence ATGTCATTCCTCTGGGCAATCGTCGCGGGCCTGATCATCGGCCTGCTGGCCAAGCTCGTCCTGCCCGGACGCCAGCCGATTCCGCTGTGGCTGACGGTCGTCCTGGGTGCGATCGGCGGGCTGCTGGGCAACGCCCTGGCCTCGGCCTTCGGCGTCGCCGACACCAACGGTGTGGACTGGGTCCGCCACGCGATGCAGATCGGTGCCGCCGCAGTGCTGATCGCCGTGGTCACCCCGGCCTGGGGAAGGCGTCGCGCCTGA
- a CDS encoding SSI family serine proteinase inhibitor, whose protein sequence is MKEIMAAAAASALLAAVSQVAAPPAPGHAPPAPGQGLVLKAGTRSATLACEPVPHGSHPLPLPACTALSAANGDFDALPGQLAVCHDPYAPVVVTARGEFRGQPVDWRKKFANSCVLRAATGPVFAFA, encoded by the coding sequence GTGAAAGAGATCATGGCCGCGGCAGCGGCAAGCGCGTTGCTCGCCGCGGTGAGCCAGGTAGCCGCACCCCCCGCCCCGGGGCACGCACCCCCCGCCCCTGGGCAGGGGCTCGTCCTGAAAGCCGGCACCCGCAGCGCGACCCTCGCGTGCGAGCCCGTACCGCACGGATCCCACCCCCTCCCCCTCCCGGCGTGCACCGCCCTGTCCGCCGCGAACGGCGACTTCGACGCGCTGCCGGGCCAACTGGCCGTCTGCCATGACCCGTACGCCCCTGTCGTCGTCACCGCCCGAGGCGAGTTCCGCGGCCAACCGGTCGACTGGCGCAAGAAGTTCGCCAACTCCTGTGTCCTGCGGGCCGCGACCGGCCCGGTCTTCGCCTTCGCCTAG
- a CDS encoding SGNH/GDSL hydrolase family protein — translation MRITTRPARGIAAALAAGTLAVLSLNAPAAQAAPARSAAQSYVAMGDSYSAGSGILPLDPSAALLCVRSTANYPHVLAARAGLALTDVTCGGAQTKDFAGAQYPGVAPQLDALSGSTGLVTMTIGGNDNNTFIDAILACGSAGIATLGFGHPCQSLYGSTFDDQVDNSTYQALRSTLAAVRAKAPNARVAVLGYPWIVPAAPVAGCFAKLPIASGDVPYLRDLQTHLNAAVRRAAAETGATYVDVSGVSEGHDACAPAGTRWIEPVLFGTNFVPVHPNALGESKLADRTAAVLGLS, via the coding sequence ATGCGCATCACGACCCGCCCCGCCCGCGGGATCGCGGCGGCCCTGGCCGCCGGCACCCTGGCGGTGCTCAGCCTGAACGCCCCGGCCGCGCAGGCCGCGCCGGCCCGGAGCGCCGCCCAGTCGTACGTGGCGATGGGCGACAGCTACAGCGCCGGGTCGGGCATCCTGCCGCTCGACCCGTCCGCCGCGCTGCTGTGCGTGCGGTCCACCGCGAACTACCCGCACGTCCTCGCCGCCCGTGCGGGGCTCGCGCTCACCGACGTCACGTGTGGCGGCGCGCAGACCAAGGACTTCGCCGGGGCGCAGTATCCGGGCGTGGCACCGCAGTTGGACGCGCTGAGCGGCAGCACCGGGCTGGTCACGATGACGATCGGCGGCAACGACAACAACACCTTCATCGACGCGATCCTCGCCTGCGGGTCGGCCGGCATCGCGACCCTCGGGTTCGGGCACCCCTGCCAGAGCCTTTACGGCAGCACCTTCGACGACCAGGTCGACAACAGCACCTACCAGGCGCTGAGGTCCACCCTCGCCGCGGTACGCGCCAAGGCGCCCAACGCCCGGGTGGCCGTGCTCGGCTACCCCTGGATCGTGCCCGCCGCCCCGGTCGCCGGCTGCTTCGCGAAGCTGCCGATCGCCTCCGGCGACGTGCCCTACCTGCGGGACCTGCAGACCCACCTCAACGCGGCGGTGCGCCGCGCGGCCGCGGAGACCGGGGCCACGTACGTGGACGTGTCGGGGGTGTCGGAGGGACATGACGCCTGCGCGCCGGCCGGCACCCGGTGGATCGAGCCGGTCCTCTTCGGCACCAACTTCGTGCCCGTGCACCCCAACGCGCTCGGCGAGTCGAAGCTCGCCGACCGGACCGCGGCGGTGCTGGGCCTGAGCTGA
- the ilvD gene encoding dihydroxy-acid dehydratase gives MPELRSRTVTHGRNMAGARALMRASGVDSADIGKPIVAVANSFTEFVPGHTHLQPVGRIVSAAIKAAGAVPREFNTIAVDDGIAMGHGGMLYSLPSRDLIADSVEYMVEAHCADALICISNCDKITPGMLMAALRLNIPTVFVSGGPMEAGRATLVDGTVRKLDLINAIADAVNEDVSDADILRIEENACPTCGSCSGMFTANSMNCLTEAMGLALPGNGSVLATHTARKALYEDAGRTVVELTRRHYEQDDASVLPRAIATRAAFDNAMALDIAMGGSTNTILHLLAAAQEAELDYGLTDIDAVSRRVPCLAKVAPNVAPGGTYYMEDVHRAGGIPAILGELYRGGLLNEDVHTVHSSSIKEWLDTWDVRGGSPSETAVELWHAAPGCVRSAQAFSQSERWDSLDTDAAGGCIRDVGHAYSQDGGLAVLRGNLAVDGAVVKTAGVDESIWTFEGPAVVCESQEEAVEKILRKEISPGDVIVIRYEGPRGGPGMQEMLYPTSYLKGRGLGKSCALITDGRFSGGTSGLSIGHASPEAASGGTIALVEDGDRIRIDIPARSMELLVSDEELASRRAALGGVYAPRDRERKVSTALRAYAAMATSADRGAVRDISKLEG, from the coding sequence GTGCCCGAGCTGAGGTCACGTACGGTCACCCACGGCCGCAACATGGCAGGCGCCCGTGCGCTGATGCGCGCGTCCGGCGTGGACAGCGCAGACATCGGCAAGCCGATCGTCGCGGTCGCCAACAGCTTCACCGAGTTCGTACCCGGGCACACCCACCTCCAGCCGGTCGGCCGGATCGTCTCCGCGGCGATCAAGGCGGCCGGCGCGGTGCCGCGCGAGTTCAACACCATCGCCGTGGACGACGGCATCGCCATGGGCCACGGCGGCATGCTCTACTCCCTGCCGTCCCGCGACCTGATCGCCGACTCCGTCGAGTACATGGTCGAGGCGCACTGCGCCGACGCGCTGATCTGCATCTCCAACTGCGACAAGATCACCCCGGGCATGCTGATGGCCGCGCTGCGGCTGAACATCCCCACGGTCTTCGTCTCCGGCGGCCCCATGGAGGCCGGCCGCGCCACCCTGGTCGACGGCACGGTCCGCAAGCTCGACCTGATCAACGCGATCGCCGACGCCGTCAACGAGGACGTCTCGGACGCCGACATCCTCCGTATCGAGGAGAACGCCTGCCCGACCTGCGGCTCGTGTTCGGGGATGTTCACCGCCAACTCGATGAACTGCCTGACCGAGGCGATGGGCCTGGCGCTGCCCGGCAACGGCTCGGTGCTCGCCACCCACACCGCACGCAAGGCGCTCTACGAGGACGCCGGCCGCACCGTCGTGGAGCTGACCAGGCGCCACTACGAGCAGGACGACGCGAGCGTGCTGCCGCGCGCCATCGCGACCCGGGCCGCGTTCGACAACGCCATGGCCCTGGACATCGCCATGGGCGGCTCCACCAACACCATCCTGCACCTGCTGGCCGCCGCCCAGGAGGCCGAGCTCGACTACGGCCTGACCGACATCGACGCCGTCTCGCGCCGGGTGCCCTGCCTGGCCAAGGTCGCGCCGAACGTGGCACCCGGCGGCACGTACTACATGGAGGACGTGCACCGGGCCGGCGGCATCCCGGCGATCCTCGGCGAGCTCTACCGCGGCGGCCTGCTCAACGAGGACGTGCACACCGTCCACTCCTCCTCCATCAAGGAATGGCTCGACACCTGGGACGTCCGCGGCGGTTCGCCGTCCGAGACCGCCGTCGAGCTGTGGCACGCGGCCCCCGGCTGCGTCCGCTCCGCGCAGGCCTTCTCGCAGTCCGAGCGCTGGGACTCGCTGGACACCGACGCGGCGGGCGGCTGCATCCGCGACGTCGGGCACGCCTACTCCCAGGACGGCGGACTCGCCGTGCTGCGCGGCAACCTCGCCGTGGACGGCGCCGTCGTGAAGACCGCGGGCGTCGACGAGTCGATCTGGACCTTCGAGGGCCCTGCGGTGGTCTGCGAGTCGCAGGAGGAGGCCGTCGAGAAGATCCTCCGCAAGGAGATCAGCCCCGGCGACGTCATCGTCATCCGCTACGAGGGCCCGCGCGGCGGCCCCGGCATGCAGGAGATGCTCTACCCGACCTCGTACCTGAAGGGCCGCGGCCTCGGCAAGTCCTGCGCCCTGATCACCGACGGCCGCTTCTCCGGCGGCACGTCGGGCCTGTCCATCGGCCACGCCTCGCCCGAGGCGGCCTCCGGCGGCACCATCGCGCTGGTCGAGGACGGCGACCGCATCCGGATCGACATCCCGGCGCGGTCCATGGAACTGCTGGTCTCCGATGAGGAGCTGGCGTCCCGCAGGGCGGCGCTCGGCGGCGTCTACGCTCCCCGCGACCGGGAGCGCAAGGTGTCCACCGCGCTGCGCGCGTACGCCGCCATGGCCACCAGCGCGGACCGGGGCGCGGTGCGCGACATCTCCAAGCTCGAAGGCTGA
- a CDS encoding TetR/AcrR family transcriptional regulator, translating into MSGTPLDGGTPRRRGRPAGTRAGAAAGTRERILAAAREEFSARGYDRTSVRSIGKAADVDAALVHHYFGTKEQVFAAAVEVSFGPALELPGFVAAGGQDGMGERVARFMLGVWENPVTREPLLAIVRSAVTNERAAAVFRALVGRKVLARVAGELRVPDPEFRVQLAAAQLVGIIMLRYVVKVEPIASAAPEDLVAVVAPTLQRYLTDPDVGPGAGGARP; encoded by the coding sequence GTGAGCGGTACGCCACTGGACGGCGGTACGCCCCGCCGCCGCGGCCGGCCCGCGGGGACGCGGGCGGGTGCGGCGGCCGGGACCCGGGAGCGGATCCTCGCCGCGGCCCGCGAGGAGTTCTCCGCCCGCGGTTACGACCGGACCTCGGTGCGTTCCATCGGCAAGGCCGCCGACGTCGACGCGGCCCTGGTCCACCACTACTTCGGCACCAAGGAGCAGGTCTTCGCGGCCGCCGTCGAGGTGTCCTTCGGCCCGGCGCTCGAACTGCCCGGCTTCGTGGCGGCCGGCGGCCAGGACGGCATGGGGGAGCGGGTGGCCCGCTTCATGCTGGGCGTGTGGGAGAACCCGGTCACCAGGGAGCCGCTGCTGGCGATCGTGCGGTCGGCGGTGACCAACGAGCGGGCCGCGGCGGTCTTCCGCGCCCTGGTGGGCCGCAAGGTGCTGGCCCGGGTGGCGGGGGAGCTGCGGGTGCCCGACCCCGAGTTCCGGGTGCAGCTCGCCGCCGCGCAGCTGGTCGGGATCATCATGCTGCGCTACGTGGTGAAGGTGGAGCCGATCGCCTCGGCGGCCCCGGAGGACCTGGTCGCGGTGGTGGCGCCGACGCTGCAGCGCTACCTGACCGACCCGGACGTGGGCCCGGGAGCGGGCGGCGCGCGGCCGTAG
- a CDS encoding sugar phosphate isomerase/epimerase family protein has product MAEPVDPSKRTGGVSGVKVALSTASVYPESTATAFEIAARLGYDGVEVMVWTDPVSQDVDALQRLSDYHRMPILAVHAPCLLITQRVWSTDPWVKLQRARKAALRLGASTVVVHPPFRWQRTYARDFVRGIWRMADETEVRFAVENMYPWRYRDREMLAYAPDWDVTKEDYRHFTVDLSHAATSRTEALEMVGRMGDRLAHVHLADGSGSAKDEHLVPGRGTQPCGPLLESLAATDYRGHVVIEVNTRRAMSAAEREADLAEALAFTRRHLAVPSPSRPSSVRA; this is encoded by the coding sequence GTGGCTGAACCAGTGGACCCCAGCAAACGAACCGGCGGCGTATCCGGCGTGAAGGTCGCGCTGTCCACGGCCTCGGTGTACCCGGAGTCCACGGCGACGGCGTTCGAGATCGCCGCCCGGCTCGGATACGACGGGGTCGAGGTGATGGTGTGGACCGACCCGGTCAGCCAGGACGTCGACGCGCTCCAGCGGCTGTCGGACTACCACCGGATGCCGATCCTGGCCGTGCACGCGCCCTGCCTGCTGATCACCCAGCGGGTGTGGTCAACCGACCCGTGGGTGAAGCTGCAGCGGGCCAGGAAGGCCGCCCTGCGGCTGGGCGCCTCGACGGTCGTGGTGCACCCGCCCTTCCGCTGGCAGCGCACCTACGCCCGGGACTTCGTCCGCGGCATCTGGCGGATGGCGGACGAGACCGAGGTGCGCTTCGCCGTCGAGAACATGTACCCGTGGCGCTACCGGGACCGCGAGATGCTGGCGTACGCGCCGGACTGGGACGTGACCAAGGAGGACTACCGGCACTTCACGGTGGACCTCTCGCACGCGGCCACGTCACGCACCGAGGCGCTGGAGATGGTCGGGCGGATGGGCGACCGGCTGGCGCACGTCCACCTCGCCGACGGCAGCGGCTCGGCGAAGGACGAGCACCTGGTGCCGGGGCGCGGCACGCAGCCGTGCGGCCCGCTGCTGGAGTCGCTGGCGGCGACCGACTACCGCGGGCACGTGGTGATCGAGGTCAACACCCGGCGGGCGATGTCGGCGGCCGAGCGCGAGGCCGACCTCGCGGAGGCGCTGGCCTTCACCCGCCGGCACCTGGCGGTGCCCTCGCCGTCCCGCCCGTCGTCGGTCCGGGCGTGA